The region GGATCCAGATAAGCCAGATCAACATCAATGTCTTCCCACTGTTCGGCAGGCTTACCCACGATACGACAAGCCGGATGGCCCATGGCACGGCATTGCAGTTCGCGAAACACTACCAGGCGCCCCAGCAGCGATGAGGCGTAGCCGCTGGCATAGCCGATTTCCATCCAACACGCCGGTTCCCCGCCAAGACCATAGGCGGCAATGTGCTCGTCCACCTCCAGGGAGTTGTGCCAGAGAAACTCGGAGTAGAAATGCCCGACACTGGAATCGATCTCAAAACGCACGACTTCGACATTGACCATGCCTTCGAGCATGTGCAGACGAGGACCGGCGCTGTAGAGGCTGGCATGATCACCTTCAGGCCATTGCTCGCTGACTTGCGCAGCGTCGCGAGCGCCAGCCTGCCAGCCAATGCGCGTTAACAAGCCACGGGCCTTGTCCAGGCCCAGGGCGTCGATCAGCTCGCGGCGAATAGCACCAAAGGCCGAGCCTTGCAGCAGCATCATGCGCTGGCCGCACAACCAGATACTGCCGTCCTGAGGGGCGAAGGCCACAGACTGCGCCAATTGCTCGGCTGATGGCAGACCACTGCTGCCGAACTGGTTGGTGCGGTCGACGATCAGGCGTTTATGGCGGCCCAGTACCTGTCGGAAAAAATCTTCATCGACGGTGCGGCCAGGCTTGCCAGGTGTTGTAGGAGTCATAGGCAATACCAAAGGCATTAAGGTGAGTCTTGCAGTATGCCCCCCGCTTCGGCCGGGTCAATTGGCCGCTCGGCCAAGGCCGGTGCTAGAGGGCGAAAATGTCCGATAACCGCCCAAATTTTGCGTCAGACCGAGTGTGTCGAGCTTTCTGCAGTCGCCGACTTCTCTGCATAAATTTTCGCACTGTCCCCTCTTACCAACTCTGCCGAAAACACCCAAACAATAAGCAACCCTCTGTTTTATCTATGTTTTCTCTCTAAAAAACAACATGGCACGATAGTTGTTATGGGCTGTTCATCGAAATCATTTCGACACAACAAGAGAGAAACCGATGACCCTTACCCGCCCTGCCTACCAGAATCTTCACCTACAGCCGTTGGCCGGAGAATGGCGTGCTGGCAGCGCTGAGCGCTCGCTGACAGTGTCCGACCCCTTCACTCAGCAATCACTGCTGCAGATTCCCATGGCCACCCGCGCAGACCTCGATGCCGCCTACTGCTGCGCTCGCCAGGTTCAGTCGGACTGGGCCGGACAATCGCCGGCCTCACGCAGCAAGGTGATGCTTGAAGCCGTGCGCATTTTCGATGAGCGCCGTGAAGAAATCATCGACTGGATAATCCGCGAATCCGGCAGCACCCGGATCAAGGCCCAGATCGAGTGGGGCGCTGCCCGCGCCATTACCCAAGAAGCGGCCAGCCTGCCCAGCCGCGTACACGGCCGCATTGTCAGCTCCAATATTCCCGGCAAGGAAAGCCGTGTGTACCGCAAGCCCTTGGGCGTAATCGGTGTGATCAGCCCGTGGAACTTTCCCCTGCACCTGACAGCCCGCTCTCTCGCCCCAGCCCTGGCCTTGGGCAATACCGTGGTGGTCAAACCGGCCAGTGATACCCCTGTCAGCGGTGGCCTGCTGTTGGCACGCATCTTCGAGGAAGCCGGCCTTCCAGCCGGTGCGCTGAGTGTGGTGGTGGGCGCTGGTGCCGACATCGGTGATGCCTTTGTAGAGCACCCGGTGCCTGCCTTCATTTCCTTTACCGGCTCGACCCAAGTGGGCCGCAACATCGGCCGCATTGCCAGCGGCGGCGAGCACCTCAAGCACCTGGCCTTGGAGTTGGGCGGCAACAGCCCCTTCGTGGTCCTGGCCGATGCCGACCTGGAACAGGCAGTCAATGCCGCCGTGGTCGGCAAGTTTCTGCACCAGGGTCAGATCTGCATGGCGGTCAACCGCATCATCGTCGAACAACCGCTGCTCGAATCCTTTACCCAACGTTTTGTCGAGCGAGTCAAAGCCTTGCCCTACGGCGACCCAAACTTGCCGACGACGGTGATCGGCCCGGTCATCAACGCCCGGCAGTTGGCCGGCCTTGAGCAAAAGATCAGCACGGCCCTGGCAGAAGGCGCGCAATTGCTGGTCGGAGGTCAGGCCCAGGGCAACGTGCTGCCACCTCACGTGTTTGCCAACGTCAGTGCCGACATGGACATCGCCCATGAAGAGATCTTTGGCCCGTTGGTAGGTATCCAGGCTGCGCGCGATGCCGAGCATGCGCTGGAATTGGCCAATCGCAGCGAGTACGGCCTGTCCAGCGCGGTGTTCAGCGCCAGCCTGGAACGCGGCGTGCAG is a window of Pseudomonas sp. DG56-2 DNA encoding:
- a CDS encoding aldehyde dehydrogenase family protein gives rise to the protein MTLTRPAYQNLHLQPLAGEWRAGSAERSLTVSDPFTQQSLLQIPMATRADLDAAYCCARQVQSDWAGQSPASRSKVMLEAVRIFDERREEIIDWIIRESGSTRIKAQIEWGAARAITQEAASLPSRVHGRIVSSNIPGKESRVYRKPLGVIGVISPWNFPLHLTARSLAPALALGNTVVVKPASDTPVSGGLLLARIFEEAGLPAGALSVVVGAGADIGDAFVEHPVPAFISFTGSTQVGRNIGRIASGGEHLKHLALELGGNSPFVVLADADLEQAVNAAVVGKFLHQGQICMAVNRIIVEQPLLESFTQRFVERVKALPYGDPNLPTTVIGPVINARQLAGLEQKISTALAEGAQLLVGGQAQGNVLPPHVFANVSADMDIAHEEIFGPLVGIQAARDAEHALELANRSEYGLSSAVFSASLERGVQFAQRLQVGMTHINDIPVNDEPNAPFGGEKNSGLGRFNGDWAIEEFTTDHWITVQHQPRHYPF